A stretch of the Bacteroidota bacterium genome encodes the following:
- the pseG gene encoding UDP-2,4-diacetamido-2,4,6-trideoxy-beta-L-altropyranose hydrolase, which produces MKRKIIFRADGGKSIGMGHVVRSCALAAMLKDNFTIVFAIQQPIESVLKTIHSVTETILHLPLTEDFDQDAVNFSEFLESTDIVVLDGYNFKTDYQKTIQKKGCKLLVIDDLHSWHHFADAILNHADGIKESVYSKENNSKLYLGLDYVLLRKPFLENTSETRKISAVKKAFISMGAADINNLTQKFTEGLIQIKEIEEIHLMLGSINPNLTSIDTLIANNKQIKIIKHFEISAEQLADLLKKCDIAICPASSISLECCAIGIGLISGYTAENQKGILQGLANKNVILNLGDFNEIAVATITAELKRIVDTPQQLNQLIENQKKLIDGNSPARLLKIVKELISEKIHFRFAKETDVDVYYKWTNDPAVRINSYNQSEVTYENHVKWFHSKLASQNCFMYYFLNEENIPIGQIRIEKGEKETVIGISIDSTQRGKGLASRMLKMASEDYLKKHTLEVITAYIKVENTSSYQSFIKAGYGNEELVTEQGSKSYKLIKKSV; this is translated from the coding sequence ATGAAACGTAAAATAATATTTCGCGCTGATGGTGGAAAGTCAATCGGAATGGGGCATGTTGTTCGAAGTTGTGCATTGGCAGCAATGTTGAAAGATAATTTCACTATTGTTTTTGCCATCCAACAGCCGATTGAAAGCGTTTTGAAAACAATTCATTCTGTAACAGAAACGATTCTGCACCTTCCGCTTACCGAAGATTTTGATCAGGATGCTGTCAACTTCTCAGAGTTTTTGGAATCAACGGATATTGTTGTTTTGGATGGTTATAACTTTAAAACCGATTACCAAAAAACGATTCAAAAAAAAGGCTGTAAATTACTTGTAATTGATGATCTTCATAGCTGGCATCACTTTGCTGATGCAATTTTAAACCATGCAGACGGAATAAAAGAGTCGGTTTATTCAAAAGAAAATAACAGCAAACTCTATCTTGGTTTAGATTATGTTTTGTTACGCAAACCATTTTTGGAAAATACCTCAGAAACAAGAAAAATAAGTGCTGTTAAAAAAGCATTTATCAGTATGGGAGCTGCGGATATAAATAATCTGACACAGAAATTTACTGAAGGACTTATTCAAATAAAGGAGATTGAAGAAATACATCTCATGCTGGGTTCCATCAATCCAAACCTTACAAGCATTGATACTCTCATTGCAAACAATAAACAAATTAAAATAATCAAACACTTTGAAATTTCGGCTGAACAATTAGCTGACTTGCTAAAAAAGTGCGACATCGCTATTTGTCCTGCCAGCAGCATCTCACTTGAATGCTGTGCAATTGGAATCGGATTGATTTCCGGCTACACTGCCGAAAATCAAAAAGGAATACTTCAGGGATTGGCAAATAAAAATGTCATTCTCAATTTAGGTGATTTTAATGAAATAGCAGTAGCAACAATTACTGCAGAGCTAAAAAGAATCGTTGACACGCCTCAACAATTAAATCAACTAATCGAAAATCAGAAAAAGTTGATTGACGGAAATTCCCCAGCAAGATTGCTAAAAATAGTTAAAGAGCTGATTTCCGAGAAAATACACTTTAGATTTGCAAAGGAAACGGATGTTGATGTTTATTACAAATGGACCAACGACCCTGCTGTGAGAATTAATTCATACAATCAGTCAGAAGTTACGTATGAAAATCATGTAAAATGGTTTCATTCGAAATTAGCTTCTCAGAATTGTTTTATGTATTATTTTTTAAACGAAGAAAACATTCCTATCGGGCAAATACGCATTGAGAAAGGTGAAAAAGAGACGGTAATCGGAATATCAATCGACTCGACACAGCGTGGAAAAGGCCTTGCAAGTAGAATGCTTAAAATGGCTTCTGAAGATTACTTAAAAAAGCATACCTTAGAAGTGATTACTGCATACATTAAAGTAGAAAACACATCCTCCTATCAGAGTTTTATTAAAGCTGGTTACGGGAACGAAGAGCTGGTTACCGAGCAAGGAAGTAAGAGTTATAAATTAATAAAAAAATCAGTTTAG
- the pseI gene encoding pseudaminic acid synthase produces MTDIKIGNYIIGNGHKPFIIAEMSGNHNQSLDRALELVDAAAEAGAHALKLQTYTADTITMKGAMTIDDKNSLWNGKELHDLYKMAYTPWEWHKAIFDRAKEKGMIAFSSPFDETAVDFLESLNVPLYKIASFENTHHPLLKKVAATGKPVIISSGVTTREDITESIEVLRKAGCKNIILLKCTSTYPATPENTNLLTIPDFINSFNCIVGLSDHTMGVGASVAAVALGARVIEKHFTLRRADGGVDSAFSLEPEELKSLVVETERAFLSLGEIQKGILPAEEKSVQFKRSIFVSKDVKKGEILSAENLKIIRPAKGLTPKHWDEVVGKTAKADIKAGTPLSWDCI; encoded by the coding sequence ATGACTGACATAAAAATTGGAAACTACATCATAGGAAATGGCCACAAGCCATTTATCATTGCTGAAATGAGCGGCAACCATAATCAATCGCTTGACCGAGCATTGGAATTGGTAGATGCGGCAGCCGAAGCAGGTGCTCATGCATTAAAACTTCAAACGTACACTGCAGATACAATCACAATGAAAGGTGCAATGACCATTGACGATAAAAATTCTTTGTGGAATGGAAAGGAGCTACACGATCTTTACAAAATGGCTTATACTCCATGGGAATGGCACAAAGCAATATTTGACCGGGCAAAAGAAAAAGGAATGATTGCATTCAGCTCTCCCTTCGATGAGACTGCAGTAGATTTTTTAGAATCGCTGAATGTTCCCCTCTATAAAATCGCATCGTTTGAAAACACACATCACCCTTTATTGAAAAAAGTCGCTGCCACCGGAAAACCTGTTATCATTTCAAGTGGCGTAACAACTCGTGAAGACATTACAGAAAGTATCGAAGTATTGAGAAAAGCAGGTTGCAAAAACATTATTTTATTAAAATGCACCAGTACATATCCTGCAACTCCCGAAAACACAAATCTTTTAACGATTCCTGATTTCATAAATTCATTCAACTGTATTGTGGGATTATCCGATCACACCATGGGAGTTGGTGCGTCTGTTGCAGCTGTTGCATTGGGAGCAAGAGTAATAGAGAAACATTTTACGCTCAGAAGAGCTGACGGAGGTGTTGACAGTGCTTTTTCATTAGAACCGGAAGAATTGAAATCCTTGGTTGTTGAAACTGAACGAGCTTTTTTATCATTAGGAGAAATTCAAAAAGGAATTTTACCTGCTGAGGAAAAAAGCGTACAATTCAAGCGCTCCATCTTTGTTTCTAAAGACGTAAAAAAGGGAGAAATCTTATCTGCAGAAAATTTAAAAATTATTCGCCCAGCAAAAGGCTTAACACCAAAGCATTGGGATGAAGTGGTTGGAAAAACCGCAAAAGCAGATATAAAAGCTGGAACGCCTTTAAGCTGGGACTGCATCTAA
- a CDS encoding phytanoyl-CoA dioxygenase family protein — protein MAKELNIDKASFERDGYVVVKNVFTAEEINTLRKEAYQQYEIDKEKKLDFLVTNMKTKAKYTRGDLLSKELLRHALLDERILKIAKTILGKMK, from the coding sequence ATGGCAAAAGAACTCAATATCGACAAAGCAAGTTTTGAAAGAGACGGATATGTTGTGGTGAAAAACGTTTTCACAGCAGAAGAAATTAACACCTTGCGAAAAGAAGCATATCAACAATACGAAATCGACAAAGAGAAAAAGTTGGACTTTCTGGTTACCAACATGAAAACAAAAGCGAAATACACTCGTGGAGATTTATTGAGCAAAGAACTACTGCGTCATGCGTTATTAGACGAACGTATTTTAAAAATTGCAAAAACCATTCTAGGAAAAATGAAATAA